The Deltaproteobacteria bacterium genome includes a region encoding these proteins:
- a CDS encoding ATP-dependent 6-phosphofructokinase — MKIAINTGGGDAPGLNAVIRAVVQGADRLGWEVHGIRDGYEGIYRAADYPDGGVVRLTPAMVERIAHLGGTILGTTNRGNPFARPTPQPNGTLREADRSDELLAGLGAHGFDALVAIGGDGSLGIAHRLAAKGLWVVGVPKTIDNDLDATALTFGFQTAVAFATECVDRLHSTAQAHGRLMVVEVMGRYAGWIALNTGVAGGADAILLPEIPYDLGVVAAHLKERAAHRGYAIVVVAEGAAPRGGAVSVKARELGRAEQLGGVGERVAAELGPLTGRETRAVVLGHLLRGGSPVAVDRLLGLNFGAAAVRALAEGKRDVMVALNPPHVAYVPLAEAVARTRLVPVDADSVLTARTLGIAFGD; from the coding sequence ATGAAGATCGCCATCAACACGGGGGGCGGCGACGCCCCGGGTCTGAACGCCGTCATCCGCGCCGTCGTACAAGGCGCCGACCGCCTCGGCTGGGAGGTGCACGGCATCCGCGACGGCTACGAGGGCATCTACCGGGCCGCCGACTATCCCGACGGCGGCGTCGTGCGCCTCACCCCCGCCATGGTCGAGCGCATCGCGCACCTCGGCGGCACCATCCTCGGCACCACCAACCGCGGCAACCCCTTCGCGCGTCCGACCCCGCAACCGAACGGTACGCTCCGCGAGGCGGACCGCTCCGACGAGCTCCTCGCGGGCCTCGGCGCCCACGGCTTCGACGCGCTGGTCGCGATCGGCGGCGACGGCTCGCTCGGGATCGCGCACCGCCTCGCCGCCAAGGGGCTCTGGGTGGTCGGCGTGCCGAAGACGATCGACAACGACCTCGACGCGACCGCGCTGACCTTCGGCTTCCAGACCGCCGTGGCCTTCGCGACCGAGTGCGTCGACCGCCTGCACTCGACCGCGCAGGCGCACGGCCGCCTCATGGTCGTCGAGGTGATGGGCCGCTACGCCGGCTGGATCGCCCTCAACACCGGCGTCGCCGGCGGCGCCGACGCGATCCTGCTCCCCGAGATCCCCTACGATCTCGGCGTCGTCGCCGCGCACCTGAAAGAGCGCGCCGCGCACCGCGGCTACGCCATCGTGGTCGTCGCCGAGGGCGCCGCCCCGCGAGGCGGCGCGGTGAGCGTGAAGGCCCGCGAGCTCGGCCGCGCCGAGCAGCTCGGCGGCGTCGGCGAGCGCGTCGCGGCGGAGCTCGGGCCGCTCACCGGCCGCGAGACGCGCGCGGTCGTGCTCGGCCACCTGCTCCGCGGCGGCTCGCCCGTCGCCGTCGACCGCCTGCTCGGCCTGAACTTCGGCGCCGCCGCCGTGCGCGCGCTCGCCGAGGGCAAGCGCGACGTGATGGTGGCCCTGAACCCACCGCACGTCGCCTACGTGCCGCTCGCGGAGGCGGTCGC